A single Struthio camelus isolate bStrCam1 chromosome 8, bStrCam1.hap1, whole genome shotgun sequence DNA region contains:
- the FYB2 gene encoding FYN-binding protein 2 isoform X6, with protein sequence MAAVIAAALPLSASAAAAGVSPPAPAPREVLAAWFCAADLQEGMTDFRALRAKFQNDANFSKQLVQPPKKLVLPPTEATHKVGSESKDASSPLSWNSREVIILKAKNELFPLAPQPSALVQGKPLVQPRARLRNVDPRGKDQEQKGSISEEGLNSSKSSSQKLQPHYCTDQQESAETDLESAPPQNSFHHALQMWENAFSQSEKANATLPTQRGANVYVQPRPEPRAMAAPAASDGGRLRTAQSEQALDSPARQKDAPGGGGLAASQAPPVPRLPRRYRSSDQLAAESTAAASFCQPGCDMQTSRELPQHQKAESEPRFYESGAGKPSEAPGSKLPKIKPLPSVESLGPAPAKPVRPPKVDLSVFQSTVLSVHRGNERTAAEEDYLIPESADLEEQHNYEETVLYLNQPGDSTTFCASQGTFQAPEPEPQEHDKKQKSFLFAKYSPGRAVEDEKEEKTSLEREKQQAKKIFKTGGNDYVTLRAQPKEEGRGGKKVPQVNRGDVTSAQTTEHPTPQRLAKGGAERCRYMYVGAPKPAEERLTLSQTTGQPLQSSEDVYDDVEGFQSGLHTSEASSSLTPDCISGNYEETYEDVETGDDNPAKVEAEKQKRFGNIFKIEKFKLKNTRFKENLRLSSSSVPNLAAVSQEDTYDDVEGGQTEPREKDVKCRNWKPKFLMLKEDKDRRKSSEDVERSIFKVKKCNAEKSKKMAKEETLFRETFMYDKEISIINIAVALCSVPSKRRVDLPITAGEQLDVIDTTEGNEVICRNAQGRYGYVLVEHLNFRHY encoded by the exons GAAGGCATGACTGACTTCAGAGCCCTCCGTGCAAAATTTCAGAATGACGCCAACTTTTCTAAGCAGCTGGTGCAGCCACCCAAGAAGCTGGTGCTGCCACCCACAGAAGCCACGCACAAAGTGGGCTCTGAAAGTAAGGATGCTTCCAGTCCTCTGTCCTGGAATAGCAGAGAAGTGATAATATTAAAAGCCAAGAATGAActtttccctcttgctcctcAACCCTCTGCACTAGTCCAGGGCAAACCTTTGGTGCAGCCAAGAGCCAGGCTTCGTAATGTGGATCCGAGGGGAAAGGATCAAGAGCAGAAAGGCAGCATCTCAGAGGAAGGGCTGAACTCCTCCAAGAGCAGTTCACAAAAGCTTCAACCACACTATTGCACTGACCAGCAAGAATCAGCCGAAACAGATCTGGAGTCTGCTCCACCCCAAAACTCCTTCCACCATGCCCTACAGATGTGGGAAAACGCTTTTTCCCAGAGTGAGAAAGCCAACGCAACACTCCCAACCCAACGGGGGGCAAACGTTTACGTGCAACCTCGCCCGGAGCCGAGGGCGATGGCTGCTCCAGCTGCGTCAGATGGCGGCAGATTGAGAACGGCTCAAAGTGAGCAAGCGCTGGACTCCCCTGCCCGGCAGAAGGATGCTCCGGGTGGCGGCGGGCTGGCTGCTTCCCAGGCTCCGCCTGTGCCCCGTCTACCCAGGAGGTACAGGAGCTCTGACCAACTAGCTGCCGAAAGCACTGCCGCAGCCAGCTTCTGCCAGCCAGGCTGTGATATGCAAACGTCAAGAGAGCTCCCACAACACCAGAAAG CAGAGTCGGAGCCTCGCTTCTATGAATCCGGAGCAGGAAAACCATCTGAGGCTCCAGGTAGCAAGCTGCCAAAAATTAAACCACTTCCTTCAGTTGAATCCCTCGGTCCCGCCCCTGCGAAGCCTGTGAGACCCCCGAAAGTTGATCTCAGTGTTTTCCAAAGCACGGTGCTTTCTGTCcacagaggaaatgaaagaa ctGCCGCGGAGGAGGATTACTTGATTCCTGAAAG TGCTGATCTTGAAGAGCAGCATAATTATGAAGAAACGGTGTTGTACCTGAATCAGCCtggggactccacaacctttTGTGCCAGTCAAGGTACTTTCCAAG CACCTGAGCCAGAGCCTCAAGAGCACGACAAG AAGCAGAAGAGTTTTCTCTTTGCCAAATACAG TCCTGGAAGAGCTGTAGaggatgaaaaagaggaaaaaacaagtcttgaaagagagaaacagcaagcaaagaaaatattcaag ACAGGCGGAAATGACTATGTGACTCTCAGAGCCCAGCCCAAGGAAGAAGGCAGAGGTGGGAAGAAGGTGCCGCAAGTGAATCGAGGAGATGTGACTAGCGCCCAGACTACAGAGCATCCTACCCCACAGAGGCTGGCGAAAGGAGGAGCAGAACGCT GTCGCTACATGTACGTGGGTGCTCCAAAACCAGCTGAAGAAAGGCTAACCTTGAGCCAAACCACTGGACAGCCTCTGCAGTCATCGGAGGATGTGTATGACGACGTTGAGGGATTTCAAAGCGGACT CCACACTTCAGAGGCCTCAAGTTCATTGACTCCAGACTGCA TTTCAGGAAACTATGAAGAAACATATGAAGATGTTGAGACTGGGGATGATAATCCAGCAAAAGTGGA ggcagaaaaacaaaagagatttGGAAACATCTTTAAGATAGAAAAATTTAAACTGAAGAATACCAGATTCAAGGAGAACTTAAG ATTGTCTTCCAGTTCAGTACCAAATTTAG CTGCTGTCTCGCAGGAGGACACATACGACGATGTCGAGGGAGGGCAGACGGAGCCAAG AGAAAAGGATGTCAAATGCAGAAACTGGAAGCCAAAATTTCTGATGTTAAAAGAGGATAAGGACCGAAGGAAAAGCAGTGAAGATGTGGAAAG AAGTATCTTCAAAGTCAAGAAGTGCAACgcagaaaaaagcaagaagatGGCCAAAGAAGAAACGTTGTTTAGAGAAACATTTATG TACGATAAGGAGATCAGCATCATCAACATCGCAGTGGCCCTGTGCTCAGTCCCGAGTAAAAGGCGAGTTGATCTCCCCATCACAGCTGGGGAACAGCTGGATGTTATTGATACCACGGAAGGCAACGAAGTGATTTGCCGCAATGCACAGGGCAGAT ATGGGTATGTTCTAGTGGAGCATTTGAACTTCAG ACACTACTAA
- the FYB2 gene encoding FYN-binding protein 2 isoform X12, giving the protein MAAVIAAALPLSASAAAAGVSPPAPAPREVLAAWFCAADLQEGMTDFRALRAKFQNDANFSKQLVQPPKKLVLPPTEATHKVGSESKDASSPLSWNSREVIILKAKNELFPLAPQPSALVQGKPLVQPRARLRNVDPRGKDQEQKGSISEEGLNSSKSSSQKLQPHYCTDQQESAETDLESAPPQNSFHHALQMWENAFSQSEKANATLPTQRGANVYVQPRPEPRAMAAPAASDGGRLRTAQSEQALDSPARQKDAPGGGGLAASQAPPVPRLPRRYRSSDQLAAESTAAASFCQPGCDMQTSRELPQHQKAESEPRFYESGAGKPSEAPGSKLPKIKPLPSVESLGPAPAKPVRPPKVDLSVFQSTVLSVHRGNERTAAEEDYLIPESADLEEQHNYEETVLYLNQPGDSTTFCASQAPEPEPQEHDKKQKSFLFAKYSPGRAVEDEKEEKTSLEREKQQAKKIFKTGGNDYVTLRAQPKEEGRGGKKVPQVNRGDVTSAQTTEHPTPQRLAKGGAERCRYMYVGAPKPAEERLTLSQTTGQPLQSSEDVYDDVEGFQSGLHTSEASSSLTPDCISGNYEETYEDVETGDDNPAKVEAEKQKRFGNIFKIEKFKLKNTRFKENLRLSSSSVPNLAAVSQEDTYDDVEGGQTEPREKDVKCRNWKPKFLMLKEDKDRRKSSEDVERSIFKVKKCNAEKSKKMAKEETLFRETFMYDKEISIINIAVALCSVPSKRRVDLPITAGEQLDVIDTTEGNEVICRNAQGRYGYVLVEHLNFRHY; this is encoded by the exons GAAGGCATGACTGACTTCAGAGCCCTCCGTGCAAAATTTCAGAATGACGCCAACTTTTCTAAGCAGCTGGTGCAGCCACCCAAGAAGCTGGTGCTGCCACCCACAGAAGCCACGCACAAAGTGGGCTCTGAAAGTAAGGATGCTTCCAGTCCTCTGTCCTGGAATAGCAGAGAAGTGATAATATTAAAAGCCAAGAATGAActtttccctcttgctcctcAACCCTCTGCACTAGTCCAGGGCAAACCTTTGGTGCAGCCAAGAGCCAGGCTTCGTAATGTGGATCCGAGGGGAAAGGATCAAGAGCAGAAAGGCAGCATCTCAGAGGAAGGGCTGAACTCCTCCAAGAGCAGTTCACAAAAGCTTCAACCACACTATTGCACTGACCAGCAAGAATCAGCCGAAACAGATCTGGAGTCTGCTCCACCCCAAAACTCCTTCCACCATGCCCTACAGATGTGGGAAAACGCTTTTTCCCAGAGTGAGAAAGCCAACGCAACACTCCCAACCCAACGGGGGGCAAACGTTTACGTGCAACCTCGCCCGGAGCCGAGGGCGATGGCTGCTCCAGCTGCGTCAGATGGCGGCAGATTGAGAACGGCTCAAAGTGAGCAAGCGCTGGACTCCCCTGCCCGGCAGAAGGATGCTCCGGGTGGCGGCGGGCTGGCTGCTTCCCAGGCTCCGCCTGTGCCCCGTCTACCCAGGAGGTACAGGAGCTCTGACCAACTAGCTGCCGAAAGCACTGCCGCAGCCAGCTTCTGCCAGCCAGGCTGTGATATGCAAACGTCAAGAGAGCTCCCACAACACCAGAAAG CAGAGTCGGAGCCTCGCTTCTATGAATCCGGAGCAGGAAAACCATCTGAGGCTCCAGGTAGCAAGCTGCCAAAAATTAAACCACTTCCTTCAGTTGAATCCCTCGGTCCCGCCCCTGCGAAGCCTGTGAGACCCCCGAAAGTTGATCTCAGTGTTTTCCAAAGCACGGTGCTTTCTGTCcacagaggaaatgaaagaa ctGCCGCGGAGGAGGATTACTTGATTCCTGAAAG TGCTGATCTTGAAGAGCAGCATAATTATGAAGAAACGGTGTTGTACCTGAATCAGCCtggggactccacaacctttTGTGCCAGTCAAG CACCTGAGCCAGAGCCTCAAGAGCACGACAAG AAGCAGAAGAGTTTTCTCTTTGCCAAATACAG TCCTGGAAGAGCTGTAGaggatgaaaaagaggaaaaaacaagtcttgaaagagagaaacagcaagcaaagaaaatattcaag ACAGGCGGAAATGACTATGTGACTCTCAGAGCCCAGCCCAAGGAAGAAGGCAGAGGTGGGAAGAAGGTGCCGCAAGTGAATCGAGGAGATGTGACTAGCGCCCAGACTACAGAGCATCCTACCCCACAGAGGCTGGCGAAAGGAGGAGCAGAACGCT GTCGCTACATGTACGTGGGTGCTCCAAAACCAGCTGAAGAAAGGCTAACCTTGAGCCAAACCACTGGACAGCCTCTGCAGTCATCGGAGGATGTGTATGACGACGTTGAGGGATTTCAAAGCGGACT CCACACTTCAGAGGCCTCAAGTTCATTGACTCCAGACTGCA TTTCAGGAAACTATGAAGAAACATATGAAGATGTTGAGACTGGGGATGATAATCCAGCAAAAGTGGA ggcagaaaaacaaaagagatttGGAAACATCTTTAAGATAGAAAAATTTAAACTGAAGAATACCAGATTCAAGGAGAACTTAAG ATTGTCTTCCAGTTCAGTACCAAATTTAG CTGCTGTCTCGCAGGAGGACACATACGACGATGTCGAGGGAGGGCAGACGGAGCCAAG AGAAAAGGATGTCAAATGCAGAAACTGGAAGCCAAAATTTCTGATGTTAAAAGAGGATAAGGACCGAAGGAAAAGCAGTGAAGATGTGGAAAG AAGTATCTTCAAAGTCAAGAAGTGCAACgcagaaaaaagcaagaagatGGCCAAAGAAGAAACGTTGTTTAGAGAAACATTTATG TACGATAAGGAGATCAGCATCATCAACATCGCAGTGGCCCTGTGCTCAGTCCCGAGTAAAAGGCGAGTTGATCTCCCCATCACAGCTGGGGAACAGCTGGATGTTATTGATACCACGGAAGGCAACGAAGTGATTTGCCGCAATGCACAGGGCAGAT ATGGGTATGTTCTAGTGGAGCATTTGAACTTCAG ACACTACTAA
- the FYB2 gene encoding FYN-binding protein 2 isoform X3: MAAVIAAALPLSASAAAAGVSPPAPAPREVLAAWFCAADLQEGMTDFRALRAKFQNDANFSKQLVQPPKKLVLPPTEATHKVGSESKDASSPLSWNSREVIILKAKNELFPLAPQPSALVQGKPLVQPRARLRNVDPRGKDQEQKGSISEEGLNSSKSSSQKLQPHYCTDQQESAETDLESAPPQNSFHHALQMWENAFSQSEKANATLPTQRGANVYVQPRPEPRAMAAPAASDGGRLRTAQSEQALDSPARQKDAPGGGGLAASQAPPVPRLPRRYRSSDQLAAESTAAASFCQPGCDMQTSRELPQHQKAESEPRFYESGAGKPSEAPGSKLPKIKPLPSVESLGPAPAKPVRPPKVDLSVFQSTVLSVHRGNERTAAEEDYLIPESADLEEQHNYEETVLYLNQPGDSTTFCASQGTFQAPEPEPQEHDKKQKSFLFAKYSPGRAVEDEKEEKTSLEREKQQAKKIFKTGGNDYVTLRAQPKEEGRGGKKVPQVNRGDVTSAQTTEHPTPQRLAKGGAERCRYMYVGAPKPAEERLTLSQTTGQPLQSSEDVYDDVEGFQSGLHTSEASSSLTPDCISGNYEETYEDVETGDDNPAKVEAEKQKRFGNIFKIEKFKLKNTRFKENLRLSSSSVPNLAAAVSQEDTYDDVEGGQTEPREKDVKCRNWKPKFLMLKEDKDRRKSSEDVERSIFKVKKCNAEKSKKMAKEETLFRETFMYDKEISIINIAVALCSVPSKRRVDLPITAGEQLDVIDTTEGNEVICRNAQGRYGYVLVEHLNFRHY; this comes from the exons GAAGGCATGACTGACTTCAGAGCCCTCCGTGCAAAATTTCAGAATGACGCCAACTTTTCTAAGCAGCTGGTGCAGCCACCCAAGAAGCTGGTGCTGCCACCCACAGAAGCCACGCACAAAGTGGGCTCTGAAAGTAAGGATGCTTCCAGTCCTCTGTCCTGGAATAGCAGAGAAGTGATAATATTAAAAGCCAAGAATGAActtttccctcttgctcctcAACCCTCTGCACTAGTCCAGGGCAAACCTTTGGTGCAGCCAAGAGCCAGGCTTCGTAATGTGGATCCGAGGGGAAAGGATCAAGAGCAGAAAGGCAGCATCTCAGAGGAAGGGCTGAACTCCTCCAAGAGCAGTTCACAAAAGCTTCAACCACACTATTGCACTGACCAGCAAGAATCAGCCGAAACAGATCTGGAGTCTGCTCCACCCCAAAACTCCTTCCACCATGCCCTACAGATGTGGGAAAACGCTTTTTCCCAGAGTGAGAAAGCCAACGCAACACTCCCAACCCAACGGGGGGCAAACGTTTACGTGCAACCTCGCCCGGAGCCGAGGGCGATGGCTGCTCCAGCTGCGTCAGATGGCGGCAGATTGAGAACGGCTCAAAGTGAGCAAGCGCTGGACTCCCCTGCCCGGCAGAAGGATGCTCCGGGTGGCGGCGGGCTGGCTGCTTCCCAGGCTCCGCCTGTGCCCCGTCTACCCAGGAGGTACAGGAGCTCTGACCAACTAGCTGCCGAAAGCACTGCCGCAGCCAGCTTCTGCCAGCCAGGCTGTGATATGCAAACGTCAAGAGAGCTCCCACAACACCAGAAAG CAGAGTCGGAGCCTCGCTTCTATGAATCCGGAGCAGGAAAACCATCTGAGGCTCCAGGTAGCAAGCTGCCAAAAATTAAACCACTTCCTTCAGTTGAATCCCTCGGTCCCGCCCCTGCGAAGCCTGTGAGACCCCCGAAAGTTGATCTCAGTGTTTTCCAAAGCACGGTGCTTTCTGTCcacagaggaaatgaaagaa ctGCCGCGGAGGAGGATTACTTGATTCCTGAAAG TGCTGATCTTGAAGAGCAGCATAATTATGAAGAAACGGTGTTGTACCTGAATCAGCCtggggactccacaacctttTGTGCCAGTCAAGGTACTTTCCAAG CACCTGAGCCAGAGCCTCAAGAGCACGACAAG AAGCAGAAGAGTTTTCTCTTTGCCAAATACAG TCCTGGAAGAGCTGTAGaggatgaaaaagaggaaaaaacaagtcttgaaagagagaaacagcaagcaaagaaaatattcaag ACAGGCGGAAATGACTATGTGACTCTCAGAGCCCAGCCCAAGGAAGAAGGCAGAGGTGGGAAGAAGGTGCCGCAAGTGAATCGAGGAGATGTGACTAGCGCCCAGACTACAGAGCATCCTACCCCACAGAGGCTGGCGAAAGGAGGAGCAGAACGCT GTCGCTACATGTACGTGGGTGCTCCAAAACCAGCTGAAGAAAGGCTAACCTTGAGCCAAACCACTGGACAGCCTCTGCAGTCATCGGAGGATGTGTATGACGACGTTGAGGGATTTCAAAGCGGACT CCACACTTCAGAGGCCTCAAGTTCATTGACTCCAGACTGCA TTTCAGGAAACTATGAAGAAACATATGAAGATGTTGAGACTGGGGATGATAATCCAGCAAAAGTGGA ggcagaaaaacaaaagagatttGGAAACATCTTTAAGATAGAAAAATTTAAACTGAAGAATACCAGATTCAAGGAGAACTTAAG ATTGTCTTCCAGTTCAGTACCAAATTTAG CAGCTGCTGTCTCGCAGGAGGACACATACGACGATGTCGAGGGAGGGCAGACGGAGCCAAG AGAAAAGGATGTCAAATGCAGAAACTGGAAGCCAAAATTTCTGATGTTAAAAGAGGATAAGGACCGAAGGAAAAGCAGTGAAGATGTGGAAAG AAGTATCTTCAAAGTCAAGAAGTGCAACgcagaaaaaagcaagaagatGGCCAAAGAAGAAACGTTGTTTAGAGAAACATTTATG TACGATAAGGAGATCAGCATCATCAACATCGCAGTGGCCCTGTGCTCAGTCCCGAGTAAAAGGCGAGTTGATCTCCCCATCACAGCTGGGGAACAGCTGGATGTTATTGATACCACGGAAGGCAACGAAGTGATTTGCCGCAATGCACAGGGCAGAT ATGGGTATGTTCTAGTGGAGCATTTGAACTTCAG ACACTACTAA
- the FYB2 gene encoding FYN-binding protein 2 isoform X30: protein MAAEGMTDFRALRAKFQNDANFSKQLVQPPKKLVLPPTEATHKVGSESKDASSPLSWNSREVIILKAKNELFPLAPQPSALVQGKPLVQPRARLRNVDPRGKDQEQKGSISEEGLNSSKSSSQKLQPHYCTDQQESAETDLESAPPQNSFHHALQMWENAFSQSEKANATLPTQRGANVYVQPRPEPRAMAAPAASDGGRLRTAQSEQALDSPARQKDAPGGGGLAASQAPPVPRLPRRYRSSDQLAAESTAAASFCQPGCDMQTSRELPQHQKESEPRFYESGAGKPSEAPGSKLPKIKPLPSVESLGPAPAKPVRPPKVDLSVFQSTVLSVHRGNERTAAEEDYLIPESADLEEQHNYEETVLYLNQPGDSTTFCASQAPEPEPQEHDKKQKSFLFAKYSPGRAVEDEKEEKTSLEREKQQAKKIFKTGGNDYVTLRAQPKEEGRGGKKVPQVNRGDVTSAQTTEHPTPQRLAKGGAERCRYMYVGAPKPAEERLTLSQTTGQPLQSSEDVYDDVEGFQSGLSHTSEASSSLTPDCISGNYEETYEDVETGDDNPAKVEAEKQKRFGNIFKIEKFKLKNTRFKENLRLSSSSVPNLAAAVSQEDTYDDVEGGQTEPREKDVKCRNWKPKFLMLKEDKDRRKSSEDVERSIFKVKKCNAEKSKKMAKEETLFRETFMYDKEISIINIAVALCSVPSKRRVDLPITAGEQLDVIDTTEGNEVICRNAQGRYGYVLVEHLNFRHY, encoded by the exons GAAGGCATGACTGACTTCAGAGCCCTCCGTGCAAAATTTCAGAATGACGCCAACTTTTCTAAGCAGCTGGTGCAGCCACCCAAGAAGCTGGTGCTGCCACCCACAGAAGCCACGCACAAAGTGGGCTCTGAAAGTAAGGATGCTTCCAGTCCTCTGTCCTGGAATAGCAGAGAAGTGATAATATTAAAAGCCAAGAATGAActtttccctcttgctcctcAACCCTCTGCACTAGTCCAGGGCAAACCTTTGGTGCAGCCAAGAGCCAGGCTTCGTAATGTGGATCCGAGGGGAAAGGATCAAGAGCAGAAAGGCAGCATCTCAGAGGAAGGGCTGAACTCCTCCAAGAGCAGTTCACAAAAGCTTCAACCACACTATTGCACTGACCAGCAAGAATCAGCCGAAACAGATCTGGAGTCTGCTCCACCCCAAAACTCCTTCCACCATGCCCTACAGATGTGGGAAAACGCTTTTTCCCAGAGTGAGAAAGCCAACGCAACACTCCCAACCCAACGGGGGGCAAACGTTTACGTGCAACCTCGCCCGGAGCCGAGGGCGATGGCTGCTCCAGCTGCGTCAGATGGCGGCAGATTGAGAACGGCTCAAAGTGAGCAAGCGCTGGACTCCCCTGCCCGGCAGAAGGATGCTCCGGGTGGCGGCGGGCTGGCTGCTTCCCAGGCTCCGCCTGTGCCCCGTCTACCCAGGAGGTACAGGAGCTCTGACCAACTAGCTGCCGAAAGCACTGCCGCAGCCAGCTTCTGCCAGCCAGGCTGTGATATGCAAACGTCAAGAGAGCTCCCACAACACCAGAAAG AGTCGGAGCCTCGCTTCTATGAATCCGGAGCAGGAAAACCATCTGAGGCTCCAGGTAGCAAGCTGCCAAAAATTAAACCACTTCCTTCAGTTGAATCCCTCGGTCCCGCCCCTGCGAAGCCTGTGAGACCCCCGAAAGTTGATCTCAGTGTTTTCCAAAGCACGGTGCTTTCTGTCcacagaggaaatgaaagaa ctGCCGCGGAGGAGGATTACTTGATTCCTGAAAG TGCTGATCTTGAAGAGCAGCATAATTATGAAGAAACGGTGTTGTACCTGAATCAGCCtggggactccacaacctttTGTGCCAGTCAAG CACCTGAGCCAGAGCCTCAAGAGCACGACAAG AAGCAGAAGAGTTTTCTCTTTGCCAAATACAG TCCTGGAAGAGCTGTAGaggatgaaaaagaggaaaaaacaagtcttgaaagagagaaacagcaagcaaagaaaatattcaag ACAGGCGGAAATGACTATGTGACTCTCAGAGCCCAGCCCAAGGAAGAAGGCAGAGGTGGGAAGAAGGTGCCGCAAGTGAATCGAGGAGATGTGACTAGCGCCCAGACTACAGAGCATCCTACCCCACAGAGGCTGGCGAAAGGAGGAGCAGAACGCT GTCGCTACATGTACGTGGGTGCTCCAAAACCAGCTGAAGAAAGGCTAACCTTGAGCCAAACCACTGGACAGCCTCTGCAGTCATCGGAGGATGTGTATGACGACGTTGAGGGATTTCAAAGCGGACT CAGCCACACTTCAGAGGCCTCAAGTTCATTGACTCCAGACTGCA TTTCAGGAAACTATGAAGAAACATATGAAGATGTTGAGACTGGGGATGATAATCCAGCAAAAGTGGA ggcagaaaaacaaaagagatttGGAAACATCTTTAAGATAGAAAAATTTAAACTGAAGAATACCAGATTCAAGGAGAACTTAAG ATTGTCTTCCAGTTCAGTACCAAATTTAG CAGCTGCTGTCTCGCAGGAGGACACATACGACGATGTCGAGGGAGGGCAGACGGAGCCAAG AGAAAAGGATGTCAAATGCAGAAACTGGAAGCCAAAATTTCTGATGTTAAAAGAGGATAAGGACCGAAGGAAAAGCAGTGAAGATGTGGAAAG AAGTATCTTCAAAGTCAAGAAGTGCAACgcagaaaaaagcaagaagatGGCCAAAGAAGAAACGTTGTTTAGAGAAACATTTATG TACGATAAGGAGATCAGCATCATCAACATCGCAGTGGCCCTGTGCTCAGTCCCGAGTAAAAGGCGAGTTGATCTCCCCATCACAGCTGGGGAACAGCTGGATGTTATTGATACCACGGAAGGCAACGAAGTGATTTGCCGCAATGCACAGGGCAGAT ATGGGTATGTTCTAGTGGAGCATTTGAACTTCAG ACACTACTAA